In Podospora pseudopauciseta strain CBS 411.78 chromosome 2 map unlocalized CBS411.78m_2, whole genome shotgun sequence, the genomic stretch TCCACACCCTTGTTACGGCGGTCGACGATGTAGATACCATAATCGCTCGAGTTCTCAATCAACTCCTCCATGTAGCAGCCGAAACCGGAAAGGTTGGTTGTGATGCTGGGCACACCCATCACGGTGCATTCGGCTGGCGTGTAGCCCCATGGCTCGTAGTACGACGCAAAGACACCCAAGTGTGTGCCACGCACAAAGTCGTCATAGTCAAGCGGGAGCACCGGGTTCGCAGAGTTCAGGAACTCTGGGTGGAAGATGATCTTGACGCGGTCCGATGGGTGGTTGAAGAGCTGTACCCGACGGATCTGGTTCAGAATAGGATCCTCGCTATCGTTGACCATGTTGTGCGTGACAATAGGGGGAAGTCCGTGCCTCTTCATGGCAAAGAGACGGCGACGAAGCAAGACACGGTCCTGGCTGGTGAGGATCTCCTTGTCATCAGGCATCGGCTCTCCGTCGTGCCACTTGAGGGAGCGTTCGAAAATGCGTCTGCCAATGTTGCGCTCAATTGTGTCCACGGTGTCTCTGAGCGACTTGATAACGGCCTGGCCCTTGAGGGCCTCCACAGTCAGCGAGGTGGTCTGGGCGGGCATGATGATAAAGGCAACGACGGTGGTCTTGCTGCCAGAGCTCTTGAGGCGGTGGTTCAGACGAGCAAGGGACTCGATGAACATGTCTACACCCTTATTCCGGAACTCGTAGCGACCAGCCGTGAAGAAGTAGAGAGTGTTTTCAGGATCGAAATCGTAGTGACCATAGAAGTGACCGCGGACAAAGTCGTGGATCTTCTCCTTGGACTGTTGGTGAAGGTTCTGGAACTCGTGCATGGCGGAGAACTTGGTGACGTTGAGACCATTGGGCAGCACTCCGTCGGGCTTGCGCTTCAAGAGATGCTCGCTCTCGTACGCGGTAATGTGCGAGACGGTGGTGAAGACATCACAGGAGTGAGCCGACGCCCGCTCGATGCAGTACCGATGGTAGATACCGCGCTTGCCAGCCTCGGCGTCGACGTCAAAGTATTGCAGGTTGTTGTAGAAATCGACCGAGCCGGCGCAGAGGTACCGACCGAGAAGCGTAGCgtgggtggtgaagatggtggtaACATCAATACGGCGCCTCTTGCACAGAGGAAGGGCGACACCGGCGAGCCACTCGTGGAAGTGGGCAATgacagccttcttcttttcgtGGCACACAAACTAGAACATGGTGTCAGTGAAACCGTTGCTTTGGGCGGGTTGTCAGACCCGGAACAATACCTCTCCAAGGAACCATGCGACAAGGTAACCAAACACAACAGCCTCGTTTGTTTCCTCGTCATTATCAGGGGAGGGGATAGAGGCCACGTTCCACAGATCCGTCTTCCACTCGTTCAGATAATGATATGCGGTTTTCGTGTCAAAGAGAAGGACTCTTGGCGCACCCTCGATCAGCCAGCGACCATACAGAATACCAATGCCACGATCCCTCATGGACTGAATCGTCGCAGCAAgctcggggttggtgggttCGATcgcctcgacctcgacggcCGCCTGAAGGGGGGTGTTAGCTGCATGGTCACGGTCACCAATGGGGGCTAATGCAGGGCAGGAGAAACTCACAGACTGGTGATTAAGGGGTCCGATGAGCGTGTAACGGTCGCCATATTCAGCAGTTGTTACTGGAGCCTTGGACTTGATCACAGAGTAGATACCACCAACTGTGCAACGAACACCCCGGTCAGCGAAGGTTCGAGAATGTTATTGCTTGAAAGCACATATCCAACATACCACGATGCGCCACTTCTGTCGCAATCtcgaagaggaggtggttcCTGACCTCGCGAGGTTCGCGTCCGTCGTCTGCCATTTCGGAAATCTGAGAGGTGTCGTTTGGCTTCGAAAGTAACTTTGGCGGTTTCAAGTCAGCACAAGGCAAAGAGCTGAGAGGTTCGTTGATGGATGATGCAATGGTCGAAGAAATAGGTCAGACCCAAGatgcgggggaggggaaacgGGTTGCAGATGCGGTTCGGCCGGTGGATTATTGGGCCCAACAAAATCAAGGAAAAACCCGAAATAACGAATAACGGGTATTTGAGGAAGAAATATAGTTCGAAAACCCACCCCGGAAATGTATGCTAGTAAGGAATGTTCTCGCGAGACCcaagggagaggttggggtcAGCTCAGCTCAGGGCGGCCGGGCACAGAAGTTGTCTTATAGGGGAACCGCAAGCAACAAGAAATGTGACGTCGGATCCGAATGTCGCGAAACGCAGGAATCGAAGCGCGGCTGGGCAACGGCAAAGCACGTTGGAATCTCCCGAAATTGGAAAGAAGTCGAGAATAGGATCACGGGGAgacgggaagggggaggcgTCTGCCGCAGAATGGCGCTGGGCTTGGTGGGCTGGCAAGGCTGGGGCTGTTGGTTGGACAATGGCAACTGGATGACACAGGGCACAAGCAGtgtcttgttgttgagtGAGAGGGGCGGGGAAGCTTGTATCAAGTAGcttggggtttgggttggttTATAGTGCCCTGGTGGTGCTCCGGGCTGTTAGGAAAGGCAccgagggggatggaggtgaaAGACGGCGGCGCTTGGGTTCTTGCAGGGACCGGGGAGCTTCTCGGAGCTACTGCAGTCTGATGCACTTGGTGCCCGTACCAGCCCAAGAGAACCTCTTCTGCAGCAGCTCACGTAGCTCTTCCAGGATGCCAATGGGGTGATGCGTGGATGCCCTGCAGCGATGGAACATCCGGTGGGGACCTTTGGGAGCTGCTTCGCTGCCTTACTGGACTGCTGCGGGTGCATCGAGATGGATCGCAGACCTTCTGGCGTCGAACAAGCCGGTAATATGCAGTTTTGCCGACCAACCCCCTCGCTTCTCGACCATCAACGTTAGGTCCTTcgttgggtttttttttgagaCTGAGAGCTTTTCCCAACACAAGGGATCCAACGTTTGCTGGTCTGTTAGAGATAACGCCATGATTCATCGATTCCACCCGTCTCGCACTCCCCTTCagctgcccctcccccgatGCGAGTCTTCAATCTTCCATCCAAGcccaaacaccacaccaccaccgggcaGCCCTACTGCACAGCTATCCATCGCCCGCTTATTGGCACAGGAACTCTGCTAACCGCTACCGTTGCCAAGCCAGTCTGCTCGGGGATAAAATGATGAAATGTTTGTCTTTACAATTGTCTATCACTTCTATCTGGTAGAGACATGGATagcagctggaggagctctATCTCTTGCGTCATTCCGTTGATCGCGGACCCCGGTCGGGCTTAGTCATCATGACGACGGCGGGCCCTTGATCTGTGTTGCGCACTGGGCATCAGCACGTCAAGGTTCCACACGAGACTGGGGCTCGATGAAACGGCATGTCATTGCCCTGGCCTCCTATTCGCTGGCCGTTTGAATATCAACGAACATCAACGACATATATTCTCCCTTCAACCCGAGCGACACATCTCGACGCGAACACCTCTTCCCACTCAGGCATCTATGCCTGAACATCGCAAATTATGTTAGGCATCCAGTCACTCAATGCCAATGGCCCAAGTCCGTTCCAGGCTACGAGACGGCATGTGAATGGTTTGCTAGAAATCCCTCAATGCGGGCACTCATCAATTCCCAACACCTTGATATCGGGCCATGCCGTTATGGTGAGCAACGATAAGATGAATCCTATCCAGAAGACTGCCTCTTGTGTCTGATGAAGAGGCGCGGCAAAAGTTGGGTCTGTTGGCATCTACACACTGAGCCTCACGGGACTTCTAAAAATAGAACATCAAGGGGGTTTCAGATGACTTCCAACCACAAAGACTTGGTGAACAAGATCTTTGTGTGCTCGGCTCCTAACTCGGTAACCCTGTTGTCTTCTTCTGACAATGTACTGCTCGTCATGTCATGAAACTGGTCATGGTGGTTACGGCAATATACGCAGTCAGAGCTGTGTGGTGGTAAAACTTGCTTTGCTATGGGCTTCAACTCGGGCACATTTATTTGGCAATGATGGCGATGTCCGCTTATTTTCGACATGAGATCTGCTGTGTCTCACAGTCATACCCATGTACCAATCGAGAGACTACTGTCATGAAGGAAAAGTCTATTTTCACCTCGACACCACGTCGAAGCGTGGAGGACCAGCTTCCAAGGGGAACAAGGCATTGTGTCCGTGGAAGACAAAGAGGTATACTCGGAAACTGGCATGTCCCGTATCTGCGCCCTCTTTCAACTCGAACAAATGGAACAAAGACCTCATCTGAGTCACAACGTATATAAACTTCCGCCCGCCCCTGGGAAGTAATCTGGTCTGCCATTCAATCTTCCATTCATCAAACTTCAACAACTTTCATTCATTTCATTACCAGCGTCGCTTTTTAAGTTTACTAACAGAGCCAGGTTCTTCCAAGTATCTCAGGTAAGTCTCTCTGAGAGAGCCTCGTCTACTAATCACCATGGGGAAGAACCGCAATAGAAACAAGAacggtggaggtggcaaCAACCAGGGGGGTAACAATTTTCACCAAGGTAACAACTCTCACCAAGGTAACAGCTCCCACCACGGCAGCAACTCTCACCAAGATAACAACTCCAACCAcggcaacaaccaccacaacgtTAATAAGAATAatcacaacaacaagcagAACAGCGGGCGTAATGGAAAGTGGAACAACAAGTGGAACAGGAACCACGGCAATAACCAGAATGGCAATGGCAATAACAACCAGAACGGTAACAACAGTAACACCGGGAGCCAGAATGGCAACAGGAATAACAACAATAACCAAATTGGAAACTGGAataacagcaacaaccagaCCGGGCCCTGGAAGAAACGGCGTCAGCAATACTGGCAGCTCATTGCCGGAGCAGAGCACGTGGGTCAAAGCCAAGTGTTCAGCATGTTCCTGTGCCATAGCATCCGGATAGGTCTGCTAGCACAAAGCTACGCAACCGTGTGTCACGCAACCGGAGGCTACAAGTCCACAGATGAGTTCATCACCAAGCACAGAGCCCAAATCCACGACTGCGAGTTGTTTTGCGTCCAAGGCCGGTTCCAGGACCCGTCCATCACACCACATTCCCTCGCCGACAAGATCGAACAGTTACTGGAGCAGCATGCGGCATTCATTTACGAGCAATGGATCCTGCACGACCACCTAACCCACTATCCTGGCTTCAGAATGGAGGACTTTCTCGCTTATATCCGGGGCTTCTCTACCTACTCCTGGGAGCCTGTCATCAACGCGGAGGGTGCGCAGGGAAATGATactgatgaggatgttgtcATGGTTGACGACGGGAGCAGTCATACAATTTACCTCGCCCAGCTTTGCAAATTTGCGCCGCTGCCTTACCTCACTGTCAGGTTTGGTCTTGTTGACCCGGATGTATCGGGGCATAGTTTTATGTAGGTTCTCGTCGTTTGGTTTTGTAAGGTGTGTATTTGTAGGAGGAGGTGGTATAACGAAAAGCGCATAAACAAAAGCATAGACGGAGCGAGGCTGGATTTTCTGTTCAATAGGGGCACTCGGTATAGAGAGTGCGGCCCAACACAGCTAATTCTGATACTTAATCATTTGGAACGAAGTAGAAAATCAGGACCCCATTCATTTATTTGACTCTGAAAATGTGATGTCTATACCCGTCGATCAATTCTCGATACCTTACTGTACCCAAATattgaggatgaagaaggccgCATCCCACGCTTGGCTGGAGCCATCTTATTCAATGACCTTACAAAGGAGCAACAGTTCTCCAGAACTGAAGCCCAAGTGAAATCTTAGCATTGTCTATGGTGATGTGCAGCTCCTGGtatagggttagggttactGCCATGTCAGCTGGAAGGGGGGTCACGGGGTTTAGTTACGTGGACCGTGCGCTGCAACGGCCTGACTTGGCTGGCGCGTTGGCCAGAGCTGAACTTCCACAAACAATTCCACTCCCCAAAGCACTTCATTCTCCGACCACCAACCGCGACGACTCAACGCGGATTCAAGCACACTACGCCATCTTCTATCGAAGCCTTTTTGCATCTCGAAATACTCTGTCCTATCCGTACGCGTATCTATCATGACGGCGAGATCGGAACCATGGAGAGCCCGCAATTCAAGCTCGGTGCGGGGCTTTGCTCTTCCAGCCAGCAGCTTGGACATCATCAATACCTAACTTGCCAGCACTACGGATTCGACATAGCGGGCGGGACAGGCACCTATTCACTTGCCTCATGGTGAAACATGGCTGGGAAAGAATGATAATGGCCGACATTTGATACTCCGATTTGATTCAACTCTGTTTAAGCGCTTATCATGTCGGATTCCGCTCGACCTACTTTCCATCCCCCACCCAGTCTGCGACCTCCGACCAACAGCTTCTGCATCATGACACAACACACCAGCAAGCCAGCGCCCTTCCTGGATCCTCGCCTTGCCGTAGGCCGAGCAGCTACACCATTTTCGTCCAAGGTGGTTATATGTGACAATCGAAGCAGGGGGATGATCTGGCCACAAATTGAAGTGGGCTGGATGACGCCAAAAGTGACCTACAATCACTGCTTTGGTCCCCACGGTTGATACACTTCATGGCCAACAGTATTTGTGGCTGCTTGCACCGCGTCCTTTTTACAGCACATGAACTACCTACAACACCACGCCACTCCAACGACCTTCTGGGAAGAGCTGGAGTATCTGCTTGACAATTGCCCCGCGGTCTTGCGAGTATTTGCAGTTTGCCTCGTGGTCCAATCCACGTCAGCCATCCCAAGGGTTTTCTGTTTTTATCCAGGCATTGTGCCAGGCACATGAGGCTCTCTTGGTTGTACTCCGTATGATCAGGAGGATGTCGTCTCGGAACTGCCGGGGCGCGATGCCATGACACCCCGACTTTTCTGATGTTCAACTTTTGCATTCCTTCCGCAGATGTTGCTGCCGTACGTTTGGCGTATGGCACAGCACCGACTTGCAAAAGCTACGCCAGGAACAGAGTCCCATACACTAACAGCTTCAGAGAAGCCCAGAATGGGCCCATCACTATGATGGCGGAGGTCAAGGGGGGAAAACCGACTTGTGTGGGAGCACGGTGGAAATCGTAAAGCAAATCTATCTTGCCGTATATAGTTTAGGTGGTCTTGCAGCTTGATGAACAAGTGTTAGCAACAGCCTCAGCATTTAGATGCTGCCTGGGGCTGTTTTTCAAGCTGGGGCCAGGGTCGGTGGGCAGGGATGACAGGTTCTGAGTGGGCTCAAGAAGAGCCTCGATGCCTTCTTTGTAAATGCCCATTCTGGTGGTGCTGAACACAACGCTTGACAGGAAGAGCTCGCCTGGTCTGGCGATGATCCTCTTCGAAGGCAAGAGGAGTCGCAGGGAGTATTTGGGGTCCAACTCCTGGTGTCTGGGAGGACGGGCCCGATGACACGGACAACGATCTGATCTCTCAGTTTTGGAGAACTTCCacgatggtggaggaggtccaTGGCGAGAGCTGCCcctcacctcaacctcgaacGCAACCGCACAAGTCCTTGGGCATTTCAATTCAACACCGAACAGGAGCTCGAGGTTGTTGCAATTTCTAACGCATCGCCATTCAGCCACCACCCAGGTCGATCCTAGCCCAAACTAACAGCAATTTGCAAAAAAAGGCACCCTGCATCTTATCAGCTGCAGGCTTTCGCCAGATACGGGCTTGCTTCCAGGTTATCAGCATCTGAGGTTGTTCTGCCAGAGTCGCCGAGTTTGGGCAAGGCGAGGCTGTGGTTTCTTTGATGGGATTGGCTGGGAGCGCACACAGCCAGGCAGAGGACGGACGGGACAGACGTTTATCAGATTCCCACGCTGGATTTGCAATTGCTCTCTCTGCTCTCCCAGGTCGCTGTCGGTGCTGCATCTACAGCGGGCCTGTAGGCGCTGGCTGGGCTGACAGCTCCGGCCCACAGCGACAACCCCTGTCTCTCGGCTATGGAAAGGCCGCCTTGACCAACTGAAGTCACCCCAACTAACCCAAAGTCAAATATCGAATCCCGTCTCGTGCTGCGATggaccaccagcaccagcacaaGCACCAGCAGTCCTCAGCACAGCGTCGGCGTCGAAACTTTGGTCCACCGCCCAATGGCAGCCACCGTCCTCTCGAACGCCAACAAATCCACCCTCGGGTTGAGCATGATCTCGGCATGACTACTTCACGCAGACCGTCCgaacccgccgccgccgctgctgtgAATCGGTCCTCTGCACCTGCTCGCGAACGAGATAGAGAAAGAGAGCGAGACAGGaaacagcaacaccagcaacaccagcaccagcaccgccatcctccctcaccatTGCCGAATCCGaaccttccaccaccaccaccaccgccgccgccacctccccctccccgaggCCGTTCCCCGCAGTCATCAAAGTCTGAATATCCCCATCGCCGTCGCGACCGGAGCCGCAGCACCGATTACCGCCCCAGTCGTTCCTCTCGCCCATCTCAGCGCTCGCCCCATAGCCGTCGAGACCGTTCCCGCGAGCGTGACCGTGATCGTGGCCGTGACCGCGAACCAGCCCACTCCCGCGATCGCCATCCACCGGCGGACCGCCACCGTTCACGGGAAAGGTCTTCCAGGTCTAGGAAAGACGCTCGCGATCGTCAGGGTTCTCGCTCTCGCCGGCGTGCATCGCGTTCCCCAGCATCCGTGAAGCGTCCGCGCAGCCCCAGTCCATCATCCATTGGAGGGTCGCAGCCGAAGAAGTCCCGGCGGGACCGTAGCCCAGGAAGGGCAGAGAAGGACGCGCCGAAATCTCTGCCACCAAAGCCCCCACGTCGTGATCCGTCACCAGCATCCCGTGCCCGTCGTTCAAGGTCTCCGGAAGGCCGTGACCATCGGCGGCCAAAGACTAGCAAACGGGCAGGACGGTCAAGGTCACCGAGTGCGTCTCGCCGGCGGAGATCCCGGTCCCGTGGAGCGGAAACTGCTGCGTCCCAATCAACACGTCGACGTAGCAGGTCCCGTCAGCGATCTCCCCACGCAGAGCACCGACGTCGGTCGGAATCCAGATCGCGCCCTCGTAGTCCAGCTGCGCGGGGTGCTAGGAGGCCCCCTTCTGTTGATACTGGGTCGCACCGCAAGCCCAGCTTCGATCTGAACTCTACTCGGACGCCACACGGAGCCTTACCCCCCGGTTCTCCGCGTGATTCGAGAGCAGCTAACCCTACTAAAAGCGAAGCCCCCACCGACGAGTCTAACAAGACCTCTGGCAAGTTTGATCCATCGTCTGGTTCGAACAACATCGAGGTCAGCATGGGAACAAGGGGCAATTACCGCGGCGGTTTCAATCCCCAACAACAGAACTATCCTCCCCGCGGTGGCTACGGCCAGTCTTCGGGTCAAGGGACACCCGCATCATCCTTTCACGGCTCTCCGCCAGCACAGTCACCGTATGCTGGAAGCGGACGAGGATGGAATGGTGCACAGCAGTTTTCACCGCCAGGGTCAGTCCGGCGCCCCAAGAATGCAGTGCTCGCTAACTCACACGGCAACAGCCAATATTCCCAGCCATACCCACACAACAATTATGGGCCGCCTACCGGTCCTCAGAATCATTATCATTCCAATCAGACACAGACTCCGCCATACGCACCCACAGGCCCAGCATCTCAGTATCCTGCGGGCTCATATCGTGGTGGGCACAGAGGCGGACCTGGGGGGTTCCGGGGTGGTGCATTCGGTGGTGGCCGTGGGGTACCGCGCGGTGGCTTCAAGAGTGCATGGAACTCATCCCACCCCGATGGACGGACCTCGGATCCATCCCACACCAGCAATCACCAGTCTCCAGAGGCTCATGACAAGTCAGAGGCGAAAGATGTGTTGATGCAGGATGCTGATAACCCCTTCAGGCCATCTAAAGAATTGCAGGTTGAAGACGCAAGCAAGGAGGACAAGTCGAAAGATGACAAGATGGCTCCTCCGACAAGCCGTGCTCCGCCGACTGGGCCCCAGTCCCAGACACCCAACAAGTTCAGCTTCAGCATGAAGACTGCGTCAAAGCCGGTCGTGGCAGTTCCACGGCCCGAGATATCGATCAAGTTTAACGCTCCTCCTGCCCCACGAGAGCCCACTGCTGCTTCCAATCCTCTTCAGAGAGCACCCCCTACGAAGCCCGAGCGAGACAGAGAGCGAGAACGGGATAGAGATAGGGATAGGGACAGGGAGAGGGATCGAGATCGAGATAGGGACAGGGACCGAGATAGGGACAGGGACCGAGATAGGGACAGATCCGGATATCCCAGAAATGCTCCCACTGAGCCTGCCTCGGCCCGCTCTCGCCCGAACGACCACCGCAGACCTCACGACCTGCCTAGCAGGCAACCAGATCCCACGCCCAAGACACGCAAAGTaaagaagatgatgaagcgTCTCAAGGAGAAGCCAAAGCTCCCAGAAGATCTGGCGCGGTCCAAGTCGGTGTTCTTCCGCAGACCAGGCAACGAGTCGGTGGTCGGGTCGGGCACATACGGCAAGGTGTTTAAGGGGGTAAACGTCTACACCAAGAAGCTCGTGGCGCTCAAGCGGATCCGTATGGAGGGTG encodes the following:
- the GSY1 gene encoding glycogen synthase isoform 1 (EggNog:ENOG503NU8X; CAZy:GT3; COG:H), encoding MADDGREPREVRNHLLFEIATEVAHRVGGIYSVIKSKAPVTTAEYGDRYTLIGPLNHQSAAVEVEAIEPTNPELAATIQSMRDRGIGILYGRWLIEGAPRVLLFDTKTAYHYLNEWKTDLWNVASIPSPDNDEETNEAVVFGYLVAWFLGEFVCHEKKKAVIAHFHEWLAGVALPLCKRRRIDVTTIFTTHATLLGRYLCAGSVDFYNNLQYFDVDAEAGKRGIYHRYCIERASAHSCDVFTTVSHITAYESEHLLKRKPDGVLPNGLNVTKFSAMHEFQNLHQQSKEKIHDFVRGHFYGHYDFDPENTLYFFTAGRYEFRNKGVDMFIESLARLNHRLKSSGSKTTVVAFIIMPAQTTSLTVEALKGQAVIKSLRDTVDTIERNIGRRIFERSLKWHDGEPMPDDKEILTSQDRVLLRRRLFAMKRHGLPPIVTHNMVNDSEDPILNQIRRVQLFNHPSDRVKIIFHPEFLNSANPVLPLDYDDFVRGTHLGVFASYYEPWGYTPAECTVMGVPSITTNLSGFGCYMEELIENSSDYGIYIVDRRNKGVDDSVNQLTSSMFDFTQKSRRQRINQRNRTERLSDLLDWKRMGMEYVKARQLALRRAYPTSFNGDEEEDYIPGPEQKISRPFSVPGSPRDRTGMMTPGDFASLQEGREGLSTEDYVAWKLPEEEDPDEYPFPLTLRTKQPSGAATPPHVNGN
- a CDS encoding uncharacterized protein (COG:S; EggNog:ENOG502QQ2I), yielding MGKNRNRNKNGGGGNNQGGNNFHQGNNSHQGNSSHHGSNSHQDNNSNHGNNHHNVNKNNHNNKQNSGRNGKWNNKWNRNHGNNQNGNGNNNQNGNNSNTGSQNGNRNNNNNQIGNWNNSNNQTGPWKKRRQQYWQLIAGAEHVGQSQVFSMFLCHSIRIGLLAQSYATVCHATGGYKSTDEFITKHRAQIHDCELFCVQGRFQDPSITPHSLADKIEQLLEQHAAFIYEQWILHDHLTHYPGFRMEDFLAYIRGFSTYSWEPVINAEGAQGNDTDEDVVMVDDGSSHTIYLAQLCKFAPLPYLTVRFGLVDPDVSGHSFM
- the LSK1 gene encoding serine/threonine protein kinase, CMGC, CDC2/CDK subfamily (COG:D; EggNog:ENOG503NUEM) — protein: MDHQHQHKHQQSSAQRRRRNFGPPPNGSHRPLERQQIHPRVEHDLGMTTSRRPSEPAAAAAVNRSSAPARERDRERERDRKQQHQQHQHQHRHPPSPLPNPNLPPPPPPPPPPPPPRGRSPQSSKSEYPHRRRDRSRSTDYRPSRSSRPSQRSPHSRRDRSRERDRDRGRDREPAHSRDRHPPADRHRSRERSSRSRKDARDRQGSRSRRRASRSPASVKRPRSPSPSSIGGSQPKKSRRDRSPGRAEKDAPKSLPPKPPRRDPSPASRARRSRSPEGRDHRRPKTSKRAGRSRSPSASRRRRSRSRGAETAASQSTRRRSRSRQRSPHAEHRRRSESRSRPRSPAARGARRPPSVDTGSHRKPSFDLNSTRTPHGALPPGSPRDSRAANPTKSEAPTDESNKTSGKFDPSSGSNNIEVSMGTRGNYRGGFNPQQQNYPPRGGYGQSSGQGTPASSFHGSPPAQSPYAGSGRGWNGAQQFSPPGSVRRPKNAVLANSHGNSQYSQPYPHNNYGPPTGPQNHYHSNQTQTPPYAPTGPASQYPAGSYRGGHRGGPGGFRGGAFGGGRGVPRGGFKSAWNSSHPDGRTSDPSHTSNHQSPEAHDKSEAKDVLMQDADNPFRPSKELQVEDASKEDKSKDDKMAPPTSRAPPTGPQSQTPNKFSFSMKTASKPVVAVPRPEISIKFNAPPAPREPTAASNPLQRAPPTKPERDRERERDRDRDRDRERDRDRDRDRDRDRDRDRDRDRSGYPRNAPTEPASARSRPNDHRRPHDLPSRQPDPTPKTRKVKKMMKRLKEKPKLPEDLARSKSVFFRRPGNESVVGSGTYGKVFKGVNVYTKKLVALKRIRMEGERDGFPVTAVREIKLLRSLKHTNVVELQEVMVESNECFMVFEYLSHDLTGLLNHPNYTLEPAHKKHLARQLFEGLDYLHTRGVLHRDIKAANILVSNEGVLKLADFGLARFYAKHHQLDYTNRVITIWYRSPELLLGETQYGPAVDIWSAACVLVEIFTKRAIFPGDGSEINQLDKIHSVLGTPTRSEWPDIVEMPWFELLRPTVRMASQFEERYKGVVTPMAYELLRSMFRYDPKKRPSAGEVLKHGYFTEEEPEARQAVELRDVQGDWHEFESKALRREKEKKEREEKDRKEREKKGVATAKGEKEKGERKRPIEGGGDAAQREAKRLHVEEGSGSGSGSKAR